A single Antechinus flavipes isolate AdamAnt ecotype Samford, QLD, Australia chromosome 5, AdamAnt_v2, whole genome shotgun sequence DNA region contains:
- the CBX7 gene encoding chromobox protein homolog 7 isoform X2 — protein MCGSNSGLTVFSLPPLLFLSLSLSSQGKVEYLVKWKGWPPKYSTWEPEEHILDPRLVMAYEEKEEKDRASGCRKRGPKPKRLLLQRLYSMDLRSAHQVKGKEKLCFSLTRQFGGSGAGGGGGGGGAPDGVGRAGPAQLEKSSSGVPTLPFPLRKQSKAQKYLRLSRKKFLPRLEGRGQLREAFLEEPAAQEATQDPGEWDEATATATPDEQRPGKEGGDLTEGGPPWIPTHPPSEVTVTDITANSITVTFREAQAAEGFFRDRSGQL, from the exons ATGTGTGGCTCCAATTCAGGGCTCACTGTGTTCTCTCTGCCTCccctcttgtttctctctctctctctttcttcccaggGTAAAGTGGAATACTTGGTCAAGTGGAAAGGATGGCCCCCAAA GTACAGTACATGGGAGCCAGAGGAACATATCCTGGACCCTCGCCTTGTCATGGCGTATGAGGAGAA GGAAGAGAAAGATCGTGCATCCGGGTGTAGGAAAAGAGGCCCGAAGCCCAAACGGCTGCTGCTGCAG AGGCTGTACAGCATGGATTTGCGCAGCGCCCACCAggtgaaggggaaggagaaactgTGCTTCTCCCTGACCCGCCAGTTTGGCGGCAGTGGGGCCGGCGGCggtggtggcggcggcggcgcccCCGACGGGGTGGGTAGGGCGGGCCCAGCACAGCTGGAGAAGAGCAGCAGCGGCGTACCCACCCTGCCCTTCCCGCTCAGGAAGCAGAGCAAGGCCCAGAAGTACCTGCGGCTGTCCCGAAAGAAGTTCCTGCCCCGCCTGGAGGGCCGTGGCCAGCTTAGAGAGGCCTTCCTGGAGGAGCCCGCCGCCCAAGAGGCCACGCAGGACCCCGGCGAGTGGGACGAGGCCACGGCCACCGCCACCCCTGATGAGCAGCGCCCTGGCAAGGAGG GTGGTGACCTGACTGAAGGGGGCCCTCCCTGGATCCCCACGCACCCCCCTTCCGAAGTGACGGTGACTGATATCACAGCCAACTCCATCACCGTCACCTTTCGGGAAGCACAGGCCGCCGAAGGCTTCTTCCGGGACCGGAGCGGGCAGCTCTGA
- the CBX7 gene encoding chromobox protein homolog 7 isoform X1 yields MSLGAGGGAWGKGAGRGGSRTRVRPGENVAQVLKWNVGGGGVSEREGVCGRDRGRGCGSAGCGCVFVCECARLPGTPRTLEWQRQPQPPPPPPPPPAPELRGFLAGRPRRPPAWSCLLSGSRCSPWRVSGRSACARVKWNTWSSGKDGPQSTVHGSQRNISWTLALSWRMRRRKRKIVHPGVGKEARSPNGCCCRKQSKAQKYLRLSRKKFLPRLEGRGQLREAFLEEPAAQEATQDPGEWDEATATATPDEQRPGKEGGDLTEGGPPWIPTHPPSEVTVTDITANSITVTFREAQAAEGFFRDRSGQL; encoded by the exons ATGTCACTGGGCGCGGGGGGCGGGGCCTGGGGcaagggggcggggcggggcggctCGCGGACGCGCGTGCGTCCCGGGGAAAATGTTGCGCAGGTTCTAAAATGGAACGTCGGCGGCGGCGGCGTGAGTGAGCGCGAGGGGGTGTGTGGCCGTGACCGTGGCCGTGGCTGTGGCTCTGCGGGCTGTGGGTGCGTGTTTGTGTGCGAGTGTGCGCGCCTGCCCGGGACCCCGCGCACCCTCGAGTGGCAGCGGCAGCcccagccgccgccgccgccgccgccgccgcccgctCCCGAACTCCGGGGTTTTCTGGCCGGCCGCCCCCGCCGCCCTCCCGCATGGAGCTGTCTGCTATCGGGGAGCAGGTGTTCGCCGTGGAGAGTATCCGGAAGAAGCGCGTGCGCAAG gGTAAAGTGGAATACTTGGTCAAGTGGAAAGGATGGCCCCCAAA GTACAGTACATGGGAGCCAGAGGAACATATCCTGGACCCTCGCCTTGTCATGGCGTATGAGGAGAA GGAAGAGAAAGATCGTGCATCCGGGTGTAGGAAAAGAGGCCCGAAGCCCAAACGGCTGCTGCTGCAG GAAGCAGAGCAAGGCCCAGAAGTACCTGCGGCTGTCCCGAAAGAAGTTCCTGCCCCGCCTGGAGGGCCGTGGCCAGCTTAGAGAGGCCTTCCTGGAGGAGCCCGCCGCCCAAGAGGCCACGCAGGACCCCGGCGAGTGGGACGAGGCCACGGCCACCGCCACCCCTGATGAGCAGCGCCCTGGCAAGGAGG GTGGTGACCTGACTGAAGGGGGCCCTCCCTGGATCCCCACGCACCCCCCTTCCGAAGTGACGGTGACTGATATCACAGCCAACTCCATCACCGTCACCTTTCGGGAAGCACAGGCCGCCGAAGGCTTCTTCCGGGACCGGAGCGGGCAGCTCTGA
- the CBX7 gene encoding chromobox protein homolog 7 isoform X3, producing the protein MELSAIGEQVFAVESIRKKRVRKGKVEYLVKWKGWPPKYSTWEPEEHILDPRLVMAYEEKEEKDRASGCRKRGPKPKRLLLQRLYSMDLRSAHQVKGKEKLCFSLTRQFGGSGAGGGGGGGGAPDGVGRAGPAQLEKSSSGVPTLPFPLRKQSKAQKYLRLSRKKFLPRLEGRGQLREAFLEEPAAQEATQDPGEWDEATATATPDEQRPGKEGGDLTEGGPPWIPTHPPSEVTVTDITANSITVTFREAQAAEGFFRDRSGQL; encoded by the exons ATGGAGCTGTCTGCTATCGGGGAGCAGGTGTTCGCCGTGGAGAGTATCCGGAAGAAGCGCGTGCGCAAG gGTAAAGTGGAATACTTGGTCAAGTGGAAAGGATGGCCCCCAAA GTACAGTACATGGGAGCCAGAGGAACATATCCTGGACCCTCGCCTTGTCATGGCGTATGAGGAGAA GGAAGAGAAAGATCGTGCATCCGGGTGTAGGAAAAGAGGCCCGAAGCCCAAACGGCTGCTGCTGCAG AGGCTGTACAGCATGGATTTGCGCAGCGCCCACCAggtgaaggggaaggagaaactgTGCTTCTCCCTGACCCGCCAGTTTGGCGGCAGTGGGGCCGGCGGCggtggtggcggcggcggcgcccCCGACGGGGTGGGTAGGGCGGGCCCAGCACAGCTGGAGAAGAGCAGCAGCGGCGTACCCACCCTGCCCTTCCCGCTCAGGAAGCAGAGCAAGGCCCAGAAGTACCTGCGGCTGTCCCGAAAGAAGTTCCTGCCCCGCCTGGAGGGCCGTGGCCAGCTTAGAGAGGCCTTCCTGGAGGAGCCCGCCGCCCAAGAGGCCACGCAGGACCCCGGCGAGTGGGACGAGGCCACGGCCACCGCCACCCCTGATGAGCAGCGCCCTGGCAAGGAGG GTGGTGACCTGACTGAAGGGGGCCCTCCCTGGATCCCCACGCACCCCCCTTCCGAAGTGACGGTGACTGATATCACAGCCAACTCCATCACCGTCACCTTTCGGGAAGCACAGGCCGCCGAAGGCTTCTTCCGGGACCGGAGCGGGCAGCTCTGA